A genomic window from Oryctolagus cuniculus chromosome 12, mOryCun1.1, whole genome shotgun sequence includes:
- the LOC100328613 gene encoding cytochrome P450 1A1 isoform X1, which yields MVSDFGLPTFISATELLLASAVFCLVFWVAGASKPRVPKGLKRLPGPWGWPLLGHVLTLGKNPHVALARLSRRYGDVFQIRLGSTPVVVLSGLDTIKQALVRQGDDFKGRPDLYSFSFVTKGQSMIFGSDSGPVWAARRRLAQNALNSFSVASDPASSSSCYLEEHVSQEAENLISKFQELMAAVGHFDPYRYVVMSVANVICAMCFGRRYDHDDQELLSLVNLNDEFGKVAASGSPADFFLILRYLPNPALDTFKDLNERFYSFTQERVKEHCRSFEKGHIRDITDSLIKHYRVDRLDENANVQVSDEKTVGIVLDLFGAGFDTVTTAISWSLMYLVTKPRIQRKIQEELDAVVGRARRPRFSDRPQLPYLEAVIMETFRHTSFLPFTIPHSTTRDTSLGGFYIPKGRCVFVNQWQNNHDPELWGDPEAFRPERFLTPSGAVDKALTEKVLLFGLGKRKCIGETIGRLEVFLFLATLLQQVEFSVSPGTTVDMTPIYGLTMKHARCEHFQAKLRFEA from the exons ATGGTTTCCGATTTTGGACTCCCCACCTTCATCTCAGCCACCGAgctgctcctggcctctgccgTCTTCTGCCTGGTGTTCTGGGTGGCTGGAGCCTCAAAACCTCGGGTCCCCAAAGGCCTGAAGCGTCTgccggggccctggggctggccccTGCTTGGGCACGTGCTGACGCTGGGCAAGAACCCACATGTGGCGCTGGCGCGGCTGAGCCGGCGCTACGGGGACGTGTTCCAGATCCGCCTGGGCTCCACGCCCGTGGTGGTGCTCAGCGGCCTGGACACCATCAAGCAGGCCTTGGTGCGGCAGGGCGACGACTTCAAGGGCCGGCCTGACCTCTACAGCTTCTCCTTCGTCACTAAGGGCCAGAGCATGATCTTCGGCTCAGACTCGGGGCCCGTGTGGGCCGCCCGCCGGCGCCTGGCCCAGAACGCCCTGAACAGTTTCTCCGTGGCCTCCGACCccgcctcctccagctcctgctacCTGGAGGAGCACGTGAGCCAGGAGGCCGAGAACCTCATCAGCAAGTTCCAGGAGCTGATGGCGGCGGTGGGGCACTTCGACCCCTACAGGTACGTGGTGATGTCCGTGGCCAATGTCATCTGTGCCATGTGCTTTGGCCGGCGCTATGACCACGACGACCAGGAGCTGCTGAGCCTCGTCAACCTGAACGATGAGTTCGGGAAGGTGGCGGCCTCCGGAAGCCCCGCCGACTTCTTCCTCATCCTCCGCTACCTGCCCAACCCTGCCCTGGACACCTTCAAGGACCTGAATGAGAGGTTCTACAGTTTCACCCAGGAGAGGGTCAAGGAGCACTGCAGAAGCTTCGAGAAG ggccacatccgggacATCACGGACAGCCTGATCAAGCACTACCGGGTGGACAGGTTGGACGAGAATGCCAACGTCCAGGTGTCGGACGAGAAGACCGTTGGTATTGTCTTGGACCTCTTCGGAGCTG GGTTTGACACGGTCACAACTGCCATCTCGTGGAGCCTCATGTACCTGGTGACCAAGCCCAGGATACAGAGAAAGATCCAGGAGGAGCTGG ACGCTGTGGTTGGCAGGGCGCGGCGGCCGCGGTTCTCCGACAGACCCCAGCTGCCCTACCTGGAGGCCGTCATCATGGAGACCTTCCGACACACCTCTTTCCTCCCCTTCACCATCCCCCACAG caCCACAAGGGACACCAGTCTGGGTGGCTTTTACATCCCCAAGGGACGCTGTGTCTTCGTGAACCAGTGGCAGAACAACCACGACCC GGAGCTGTGGGGTGACCCCGAAGCCTTCCGGCCCGAGCGATTTCTCACCCCCAGCGGCGCGGTGGACAAGGCGCTGACGGAGAAGGTGCTGCTCTTTGGGCTGGGCAAACGCAAGTGCATCGGGGAGACCATCGGCCGCCTGGAGGTCTTCCTCTTCCTGGCCACGCTGCTGCAGCAGGTGGAATTCAGCGTGTCGCCCGGCACGACGGTGGACATGACCCCCATCTACGGGCTGACCATGAAGCACGCCCGCTGTGAACACTTCCAAGCAAAGCTGCGCTTCGAGGCCTAG